Within the Opitutaceae bacterium TAV5 genome, the region TCGTCGCGCATTGTCTGGCTGCTGCTCGCGGGGCGGCTCATGACCGATCCCGTCTGGTACTTTTACCAGTTCTGGTTTGCCAAATACCTGCACGCCGCGCGCGACCTGGAGCAGGGGCAACTGACGATCACATGGATCATCTATGCGGCGGCGGGCGTGGGCAGCCTCGCGGGCGGGTGGCTGTCGGGAGCGCTGGTCAGGCGCGGGATATTGCCGGCGGCCAGCCGGATGCGCGTGATGGTTGGCTGCGCCTGCCTGATGCCGCTCTCGCCGGTCATCGCCTCGATCACGGGGATGACGGGCACGATGGTGTTTGCCTCGATTGCGGTGGTGGCGTCACTGGCATTTCTGATCAACATCAGCTCGCTGGTGGTGGATGTGGTGCCGAAACATTCGCTCGGCACGGTCTTCAGCGTGGTGGCGGCGGGCAGCACGGTGGGAGGGATCATCATGAACACGCTCGTCGCCCGGATGGTATCCGGCCCGGCACCTGCGGGCAGTGCCGCGGGTTTTCTCGATCGTGGCATCCAGACGGTCTTCGGCCCCGTTCTCGATGCGGTGGCGGGCAGCGGTTACGGCGCGTGGTTCGTGGCGATGGCTTTCCTGCATCCGCTCGCCTGCCTCGTTCTCTGGCTCGGCGGCATCCATCGCGAGGGCGCGGGGAAACGGGCGGCATGAACGGGTGCTGAAGGATGCGCGGTCATGAAGCGGCCGGCGATCATCCCGTTTTTGGAATCGTCGGACAGACCGAAGAGGCGATCGGTGGCGAACAGACAGTTTTTCCGGACCCGTGATCGATCGGCCCGGAATCAGTAAAAAAAGAACGGGTCGCCGCTTTTGGTCCAGTTGATGCCCCCGTTTTTCGCTGGCAGGTGTGTATCCTTTACGGATTCGTCGGGGTTATTGATACCGCGTCGAGGGACCACCGCCCCGGATACCATCAGGAGGTTGATTTTTCCGTTATGCCTGTATTTCGGAAAACAGTAACCCGGCGGTCTGCAGGTGGTGTGTTCGCTGTCGTCGCCCACACCGATCGAGTCCCACATCATGAGTGTGCGCGAGGGCTGTTCGATGGCAGAGAGGGGAATGGCGTCGTTGAGGCCGGGATCGGTACGGAAATAGCGGTTGTACTGGTACCCGCGGCAATCGCGTTGCCTGATGCCTTTTGTGTTGGTGTCGAACCAGTAGGAGAGCGGTCGCCGCCAGAGCCCTTGAAACGCCACCCTCCTCATGCGCCCGAATTCGCCGGCCAGAACACGCTCCTTGAGCCGCAACCGCCAGGGTTGGGCGATATGGTTGAAGCCGACCTGCGTCTTGATTCCGGCGCCGGTGTCGGTCGCGATCATTGCTTCCAGCTCCTCCGGATCGAGAGTCGGCGGTTTTTCCAGATAGCAGGCGATGCCCCGTTCCACGCAGGCACGGTGGTGTGCGGCATGAAAACGGATTGGGCTGACAAGGTGGATGACATCAAGGTGGTCGCCGTGCGCGGCCAGCAGGTCGTCAAAATCCCGATACATGTGAACGCCGCGATTTTTGAATTCGTATTTTGCGCAACGCACTCCCGGTGAATCCAGGGCCGGATCACAGGTGGCGACGACTTTTGCCCGACCTGCGCGTTCCATATCCAGCAGAGCCGCATGGTGCGCTCCGGCGAATCCGCCGATTCCGACAATGGCTGTATTGAGGCAACGGACAGACATGGGCTTTGAGAAGGAGGGAGCTAGCGAGCGGGAATAGCGGCGATTGTCGCGACGTAAAGACGGGTGAAGCCTCCGTCGCTAATGTTGAAATACACACGTTTTCCATCGGCGCTGAAGACCGGGTGTGGATCGGGTTTTCGCCATGAACGGGCACCGTCGCGATTCATGAAACGGTGGATGGTTGTAAATTCGTTGGTCTCGAGCGACCCCACAATGATGCCCCACTCACCGGGTTTCCCGGTTTCCCTCCTGGCGATATCCGAGTCGGTCACGTAAAGCCTCCCGTCGGGACTCACGCTCTGGTGATTACTCGGGCTTCCGACGGCATGGCGCCGGATGGTCGAAGTATTCAGATAGTAGATACGGATTCCTTTTTCAAGAATACCGGTGCTGTCGGGCGTCCACGCCGGATGTCCCCAGCGCTCATAAAAACCGATGAAGCGTTGTGCGGCGAGATCATACACAAACTTGCCTTCCCGCTTGCTTGCCTTGCGCGCCCGGAAATTGTCGGTGTCAGTGCCGCGGGACACTTTGAACATGACCCTCTTCCCGTCCGGGCTCATCACCGGAAAGAAGAGGGAAATGTCTCCTTCGCCGACCATCCGGACCACCTCCTGGCCATACCTGGCAAGCACGTCGCTAGCGAGCACGGCAGGTTTGATTGTGCCTGTCGTGACGTTTATCAGTTCCAGGTTCCGGTGTTTGCCCGGTTTCCAGTGGCAGCCATAAACAGGGACCCATTCACCGGCAGGGGCTCCGAAGCCGAGTTGCCGGTCCGAGGCAAGGATACGTTCGCGTCCGCTTTCGATGTCCACGGCGGCGACAATCCAGAGACCATCACGAAAATCATGATACGCCACCATGCGCCCTCCTGCGATCCACTGCTGACATGCCACCCGGTGCGCATCTTCCGCGGTGAGGTTGGTGACCAGCGTCCGTTCCACTCCGGTGGCTCGCTCCATGATGCGAAGATCGCCTTTTTCACCGTTCGCGGCGGACGAGGAAAAATACAGGACATAGCGTCCATCCGGGCTCTCCGGACAGGTGTTGAAGTAGCTGTGTATGCTGTGCTCGTTCAGCGACGACGCCACCGGGAGGATTCGGGCGTTGCGCCATGCCCGGAGTTCGGGAGTGGTGATGACCGGGCTGTCCAGCAACCAGGGCTGGGCGTCGAGAACGTGGGTGGTGGTCATGCAGATCACGAGGAATGACAGGAATGGAAGGAGTCTCATCATGCGTGCGTCGCTACAGTACCCGTTTACTGATTTCAGGGCATCTCCCGCCTGCGGCGAATCACGGCGAACGCGAGCAGGATCGCTCCTGCCAGAAACGCGCAGGTGGAGGGCTCGGGAACTGCAGGAACGTAAGTCACGCTCAATTCCGGGAACGTCAATGTGGAGTCGGCCTTGCCGGAGGTGGCGAAAAAGGAAAGGGCGTCGAAGGTGGTCACCAGGTTGCTGGCGGTTGTGACGCTCTGCCCGGTGCCGCCATTGATGACACTGGTTATCAGAAGGCCTCCCTCGATCAACTTCAGGGTCAGGGAGCCGGTGATGACACCGGTTCCCGGGCTGACCAGCGTGGGAGAATCGGCAATCTCCGTGCGCCCCGACCACAAGTTTTCATTGCCGTTGCCTCTGCGGAAAAATTTGCTGTTGGCACCGGGCGTGGCATTGGGCGCATACAGGGCGGCATAGCCGGTGTCGTTGTTGAACCTCGCATCGGTGGCGCCGCTGACGTTCCCCGATATCTGGCTCCCGCCCGAGTTGAACAATCCAACCCGGAGGGCACCATCGACATTTCGGAAAACATCACTTCCGCTTGGTGTGATCTGCCAGGAAAGGACAAGCGAATCTCCGACATTCGCCAGAGTGACGGCATCGAAGGTGGCGACCATGTAATTGTATTTCCCTGAACTCCCCAGTGTCCAGGTGAGCGTCGGGTTGCCGGCGTCCGCCGAATAACTCAGGCCGCCAGGATAAGTCGTGTTGGTATCCCCCGACACGTACCACGTATTTGCACCGGCCGTCCCGTCGAGCTTGGTATCCGGTAAATTATAAAGAGCGAATGCCGGAAGAGGGAGCACTGAAAGGAGAGCAGGGACGGCGAGGAGGTGTAGTGGAGTTTTCATGATTTTTCGGGTGTAGGCCAGTGCAGGCAGAACGAGCCTCCATTATGCTTGAAGCAAACCCGCAGAATTTCATACTAATGAAAAATGACCTCTCCAAGCTACCCCGTAACCACGGCGAGCCTCGCGCAGGAAGCCGGCGTCAGCCAGTCCACGGTGTCACTGGCTCTTCGCAATGATCCGCGTGTCCGCGAATCGACCCGGTTGCGGATCCAGGCGTTGGCGGAGGAGCGCGGTTACGTGCCCGATCCGGCTCTCTCCGCTCTGGTCGCCTACCGCGCCCGCACACGCAAGGCGGGGGATTTTGGAAAAATCGCGGTGCTCCACGACTTCGACCGCAAGGAATCCGGTTTCCCTGTTCCGCTGCGGCAGCAGGTAGCCGGCATGAGAGAACGAGCGCGACATCTGGGGTATGATGTGGAGCTTTTCCGGGTGTATCCCGACCAATCCGGATCAATGCGGCTGAGTTCGGTGTTGCACGCTCGCGGTATTCGCGGACTCGTCCTTCTCGCCTTGCGCATGCCGACGCTGTTCATGCGGTGGGAGCACTTTTCCGCCGTAGTCATAGGCGAATACTTTTCCGAACCCAGGCTGAACCACGTCAATCACCACCAAGGCACGATCCTCAACACGATTTACGCGGAATTGCGCAGCCTGGGATATCGCCGGATCGGTTTCTGCAACATCGGCATTTCCGAAGAGCGCAAGCATCACATCTACCTTGGAACCTATCTCAAGTGTCTCTGGCTGGACGGCATTCCGGTCGAAGATTCCCCGCCGTTGTTTTATGACGAGGCTGCCGACTGGTCACCGGTCCCCTGGATCAGGCGCCACAAGTTTGACGCCGTGATGACGATGTTTCCCATGGCGTTTCTCGAAAAGCTGAAGGGAACCCGTTATCGGGTGCCACAGAATCTCGGCCTCGCCGGATATTCGGTTCCGCTGCAGGGAAGCGAGTATCCTTGTTCCGGTTACGCAATCGATCATCACCGGATGGGGGCTGCGGCGGTGGACATGGTCCAGTCAATGATTCACCAGGGCCGGCGGGGTGTGCCGCGGGAAAACGAACTTTCCGACCTCTACATCCGCGGCCAGTGGGTTCACGGAAAAACAACACGCGCACAGTGATTGCGCCAATCCGCCCGGCATATGACACGCCGGGAAATCCGGAATGAACGGCTGGCATCCAGAACCTGCGTAATCCCGGTGATATTACTCGATTTCGAGGCCAAGCAGCCAGGCGCCTTGGCGGGCAGGATTGGCGTCGTTATAAACGAGCCAGCGGGCGTCGGGGCCGAGAGTCGGGTGGCGGGTGACGGTGGCGACATGCAGGGCGCCGGCACGGTGCAGGAAGCGGTGCGGCTTCCGGCCGCCGGCATTTCCCCTCTTGCAGGGCGATTTCAGTTTCTCGCTTTTCCGTCCGTTCCTGCTTTCGACGGCAAATCTCTTTCCGCCTGCGCCCGGTCGTTCCTTCCGACGCCCGCCTCGTGCAACAATTGTAGCACCTTGTCATATCTTCCGACATCGATTGCCGCGTCGCCGCCGCCCCGCACCAGCACCAGGTCCCATGAC harbors:
- a CDS encoding oxidoreductase, whose translation is MSVRCLNTAIVGIGGFAGAHHAALLDMERAGRAKVVATCDPALDSPGVRCAKYEFKNRGVHMYRDFDDLLAAHGDHLDVIHLVSPIRFHAAHHRACVERGIACYLEKPPTLDPEELEAMIATDTGAGIKTQVGFNHIAQPWRLRLKERVLAGEFGRMRRVAFQGLWRRPLSYWFDTNTKGIRQRDCRGYQYNRYFRTDPGLNDAIPLSAIEQPSRTLMMWDSIGVGDDSEHTTCRPPGYCFPKYRHNGKINLLMVSGAVVPRRGINNPDESVKDTHLPAKNGGINWTKSGDPFFFY
- a CDS encoding LacI family transcriptional regulator; this encodes MTSPSYPVTTASLAQEAGVSQSTVSLALRNDPRVRESTRLRIQALAEERGYVPDPALSALVAYRARTRKAGDFGKIAVLHDFDRKESGFPVPLRQQVAGMRERARHLGYDVELFRVYPDQSGSMRLSSVLHARGIRGLVLLALRMPTLFMRWEHFSAVVIGEYFSEPRLNHVNHHQGTILNTIYAELRSLGYRRIGFCNIGISEERKHHIYLGTYLKCLWLDGIPVEDSPPLFYDEAADWSPVPWIRRHKFDAVMTMFPMAFLEKLKGTRYRVPQNLGLAGYSVPLQGSEYPCSGYAIDHHRMGAAAVDMVQSMIHQGRRGVPRENELSDLYIRGQWVHGKTTRAQ
- a CDS encoding anchor protein, with protein sequence MKTPLHLLAVPALLSVLPLPAFALYNLPDTKLDGTAGANTWYVSGDTNTTYPGGLSYSADAGNPTLTWTLGSSGKYNYMVATFDAVTLANVGDSLVLSWQITPSGSDVFRNVDGALRVGLFNSGGSQISGNVSGATDARFNNDTGYAALYAPNATPGANSKFFRRGNGNENLWSGRTEIADSPTLVSPGTGVITGSLTLKLIEGGLLITSVINGGTGQSVTTASNLVTTFDALSFFATSGKADSTLTFPELSVTYVPAVPEPSTCAFLAGAILLAFAVIRRRREMP